A single region of the Herpetosiphon gulosus genome encodes:
- a CDS encoding gamma carbonic anhydrase family protein encodes MEYQFPCISDRVSCAEGVYIAPQALVCGAVELAADVSVWPMTVIRGDKGLIRIGAGCNIQDGSILHADPDAWLTIGTGVSIGHGAIVHGCTVGDDVLIGMGAVILNHAQIGRGSLIGARALVTEGMIVPPNSLVLGIPGKIRPLDDAHLERIRRTAENYIALKNAYLAAARA; translated from the coding sequence GTGGAGTATCAATTTCCTTGCATCAGCGATCGGGTTTCATGCGCCGAAGGGGTGTATATTGCGCCTCAAGCTTTGGTTTGTGGTGCAGTCGAGTTGGCCGCCGATGTGAGCGTTTGGCCGATGACTGTGATTCGCGGCGATAAAGGCCTGATTCGAATTGGCGCAGGTTGTAACATTCAAGATGGCTCGATTTTGCATGCCGACCCTGATGCTTGGCTGACGATCGGCACAGGCGTAAGCATCGGTCATGGCGCGATTGTCCATGGTTGTACGGTTGGCGATGATGTGCTAATTGGCATGGGCGCGGTGATTTTGAACCATGCTCAGATTGGACGCGGCTCGTTGATTGGGGCGCGGGCTTTGGTTACCGAGGGCATGATCGTTCCGCCCAATTCGCTGGTTTTGGGCATTCCAGGCAAAATTCGCCCTTTAGATGATGCGCATCTTGAGCGGATTCGCCGCACTGCCGAAAATTATATCGCCCTGAAAAATGCCTACCTTGCGGCTGCCAGAGCTTGA
- a CDS encoding PhzF family phenazine biosynthesis protein has translation MPRWREIVQVDAFAHVPFTGNSAAVLLDTAGLDPVVMQRLAREMNVSETAFVLPSSQADLQLRWFTPTVEVPLCGHATVAACHALAERGHLVIPGRYQIETASGILAVELQESKTSACKVWLDIPVPEFEPLELQIVALTAALGLDEADIRSDIPPTRGGNYGYIGCHNLANLLAIKPNMNDVRFLCQSHELTALVLYCLEGLDAESAVHLRFFGPVIGIDEDPVTGSAQGPLGALLVGVGAIAQADGSNLVQYRAEQGDAMGRPGRLEVAVQFDQEAQIISSRIGGEALTILRGHVLA, from the coding sequence ATGCCACGCTGGCGAGAAATTGTCCAAGTTGATGCGTTCGCTCATGTTCCGTTTACTGGTAATTCAGCGGCGGTGTTGCTCGATACTGCTGGGCTTGATCCGGTGGTGATGCAGCGTTTAGCCCGCGAGATGAATGTTTCTGAGACGGCCTTCGTATTACCGAGCAGCCAAGCCGATTTGCAATTACGTTGGTTTACTCCGACGGTCGAAGTGCCTTTATGTGGCCATGCTACGGTTGCTGCTTGCCATGCCTTGGCCGAACGCGGCCATTTAGTGATTCCTGGGCGCTATCAAATTGAAACCGCCTCGGGGATTTTGGCGGTCGAGTTGCAAGAGAGCAAGACCTCGGCTTGTAAAGTTTGGTTGGATATTCCAGTGCCCGAATTTGAGCCGCTTGAGCTGCAAATTGTGGCGCTGACCGCCGCACTCGGTTTAGATGAAGCCGATATTCGCAGCGATATTCCACCAACTCGGGGTGGCAATTACGGCTATATTGGTTGTCATAATTTGGCCAATCTTTTGGCGATTAAGCCCAATATGAACGATGTGCGCTTTCTCTGCCAAAGCCATGAATTAACAGCTTTGGTGCTTTACTGCCTCGAAGGGCTTGATGCTGAAAGTGCCGTGCATTTACGCTTCTTCGGCCCCGTGATTGGTATCGACGAAGACCCTGTGACTGGCTCGGCCCAAGGCCCATTGGGTGCGTTATTGGTTGGGGTTGGGGCGATCGCTCAAGCCGATGGCAGTAATTTGGTGCAATATCGCGCTGAACAAGGCGATGCAATGGGCCGACCTGGTCGTTTAGAAGTGGCGGTGCAGTTCGATCAAGAGGCCCAAATCATTAGCTCACGGATTGGCGGCGAGGCTTTGACGATTCTGCGTGGTCATGTTTTAGCCTAG